A DNA window from Bradyrhizobium barranii subsp. barranii contains the following coding sequences:
- a CDS encoding fumarylacetoacetate hydrolase family protein, with translation MTKTTRRSVLTAAAAMTAAGLTEAAPAAAQAGPKPIFPVPMVTIPIVGETQVFQVRRIYCIGRNYAAHAIERGSDPNREPPFFFQKPTDAIQNVAIGEVADHPYPSLTKNYHHEVELVAALKSGGINIPADKALDHVYGYALGLDMTRRDLQNGMAAEKKPWEIGKSFDHAAVIGPIHPASKTGHFEKGAISLAINGTVKQNSDLSKMIWSVAEQIAKLSEAFELKAGDIIYSGTPENVGPVVKGDVLLCKLEGLPDMSIKIV, from the coding sequence ATGACAAAAACCACGCGACGAAGCGTGCTCACTGCCGCGGCCGCGATGACAGCGGCAGGCCTTACTGAGGCGGCGCCGGCCGCCGCGCAGGCCGGACCGAAGCCGATCTTCCCGGTGCCGATGGTCACGATTCCGATCGTCGGCGAGACCCAGGTGTTCCAGGTCCGCCGCATCTACTGCATCGGCCGCAACTATGCCGCGCACGCGATCGAGCGCGGGTCGGATCCGAACCGCGAGCCACCCTTCTTCTTCCAGAAGCCGACGGACGCGATCCAGAACGTCGCGATCGGCGAGGTTGCCGACCACCCCTATCCGTCGCTGACCAAGAACTATCATCACGAGGTCGAGCTGGTCGCCGCGCTGAAATCGGGAGGCATCAACATCCCGGCCGACAAGGCGCTCGATCACGTCTATGGCTACGCGCTCGGCCTCGACATGACCCGGCGTGATCTCCAGAACGGCATGGCCGCGGAGAAGAAGCCCTGGGAGATCGGCAAGAGCTTTGACCACGCCGCGGTGATCGGGCCGATCCATCCGGCCAGCAAGACCGGCCATTTCGAGAAGGGCGCCATTTCGCTCGCGATCAACGGCACGGTGAAACAGAACTCGGATCTCAGCAAGATGATCTGGAGCGTCGCCGAGCAGATAGCAAAGCTCTCCGAAGCGTTCGAGCTGAAGGCCGGCGACATCATCTATTCCGGCACGCCGGAGAATGTCGGCCCGGTGGTGAAGGGCGACGTGCTCTTGTGCAAGCTCGAGGGCCTGCCTGATATGTCGATCAAGATTGTGTAG